In one window of Miscanthus floridulus cultivar M001 chromosome 12, ASM1932011v1, whole genome shotgun sequence DNA:
- the LOC136496838 gene encoding protein EIN6 ENHANCER-like isoform X1: MESEVVRTEMVLAPTLPFKKMQTADKYPKGQSRGRQWKHLRHLLQSADASSMPPDRPNYMNIQSPPSIYPPKRYCDLTGFEAPYVDPRTKLRYADPEVFKQIRMLPDEYVQRYLALRNAAVILR, from the exons ATGGAGTCGGAGGTGGTGAGGACGGAGATGGTGCTTGCGCCGACGCTGCCGTTCAAGAAGATGCAGACGGCGGACAAGTATCCCAAAGGCCAGTCCCGGGGCCGGCAGTGGAAGCACCTGCGCCACCTGCTCCAGTCCGCTGACGCATCCTCCATGCCCCCGGACCGCCCCAATT ATATGAATATCCAATCGCCCCCATCCATTTACCCACCAAAGAGGTACTGTGACTTAACAGGTTTTGAG GCACCGTATGTGGATCCGAGGACAAAGTTGCGCTACGCTGATCCAGAGGTGTTCAAGCAGATCAGGATGCTTCCTGATGAATACGTCCAAAGGTACCTGGCCTTGAGAAATGCAGCAGTTATCCTGCGATAA
- the LOC136496838 gene encoding protein EIN6 ENHANCER-like isoform X3 has product MESEVVRTEMVLAPTLPFKKMQTADKYPKGQSRGRQWKHLRHLLQSADASSMPPDRPNYMNIQSPPSIYPPKRHRMWIRGQSCATLIQRCSSRSGCFLMNTSKGTWP; this is encoded by the exons ATGGAGTCGGAGGTGGTGAGGACGGAGATGGTGCTTGCGCCGACGCTGCCGTTCAAGAAGATGCAGACGGCGGACAAGTATCCCAAAGGCCAGTCCCGGGGCCGGCAGTGGAAGCACCTGCGCCACCTGCTCCAGTCCGCTGACGCATCCTCCATGCCCCCGGACCGCCCCAATT ATATGAATATCCAATCGCCCCCATCCATTTACCCACCAAAGAG GCACCGTATGTGGATCCGAGGACAAAGTTGCGCTACGCTGATCCAGAGGTGTTCAAGCAGATCAGGATGCTTCCTGATGAATACGTCCAAAGGTACCTGGCCTTGA
- the LOC136496838 gene encoding protein EIN6 ENHANCER-like isoform X2, with translation MESEVVRTEMVLAPTLPFKKMQTADKYPKGQSRGRQWKHLRHLLQSADASSMPPDRPNFLCRYEYPIAPIHLPTKEAPYVDPRTKLRYADPEVFKQIRMLPDEYVQRYLALRNAAVILR, from the exons ATGGAGTCGGAGGTGGTGAGGACGGAGATGGTGCTTGCGCCGACGCTGCCGTTCAAGAAGATGCAGACGGCGGACAAGTATCCCAAAGGCCAGTCCCGGGGCCGGCAGTGGAAGCACCTGCGCCACCTGCTCCAGTCCGCTGACGCATCCTCCATGCCCCCGGACCGCCCCAATT TTTTGTGCAGATATGAATATCCAATCGCCCCCATCCATTTACCCACCAAAGAG GCACCGTATGTGGATCCGAGGACAAAGTTGCGCTACGCTGATCCAGAGGTGTTCAAGCAGATCAGGATGCTTCCTGATGAATACGTCCAAAGGTACCTGGCCTTGAGAAATGCAGCAGTTATCCTGCGATAA